A segment of the uncultured Desulfobulbus sp. genome:
CAGCCAGCACCCCGGTGGTTCAACCCGACCTTTGAGCATTTCCATTGGCCTGGCGTAAAAAAACAGGTCATGTGGCTGCTGATTCACAAATGAAACAATCAGTGCAGTGCCTGTGGATCGTCCAGCCCGACCTATTCGCTGCAGGTAACTAGCGGTGTTTGGAGGGACTGAACAGAGCAAGGTGGAGCTCAGATCGCCAATATCTATTCCCATTTCCAAGGTACTGGTACAGGTGAGGATATTGGGATCGTCCGCATGCTTCATCTCGGCAAAATCACGCTCCAGATCCAACCGCTCCTGGGTGGCGAGCAAACCAGTATGTTCATGAGCCACGACCCGTCTGAGCGCCCCTTTACGGTACCTGGTCTGGTAGTATTCCTGCCTGGCGGTGAAGGGTTCCTCTTTGTAGCGACCCTTCGCGGCAAAATAATCCATACTCGGACTCCCCTGCCACAGGACCGCCTCATGGAGAGGTCTGAATATTTTCTGCGTACTCTCATCACAGGCAAGGTACACACCCTTGGCATACAACCTGGCCGCAGCAGCGGAAATACCGTAATATTCCTTTGCTCCATCCTGATGCAACTTTCTGAGAAGGCCAGCCTCTGTTCCTGCATGCATAAAGACGTGGAGCAGATCCAGCAAAGACGACTCCGGCACCACGGGTTCAGCCAAAGCGCGGTACGACCAGACAACAGGCCATGAAGGCATACTGGAGCTTGTTGGCGCGAGAATAAATTCATGTCCGGCCTGACGCTGAGTGACCAGCAGTCGCGGACGATATCTCCCTGCCGGTGGATAGGTTTCCCGTCCCTCGACAGCCCGGCCAAACGGGTCTTTTCCCCAATAGCCTTGCCTGGCGTAGGACACTAGATAGGCATGATCAACAGCTCCCCGTTCCCGGTAACGATGCAGCAGGCCATATATCCAGAGGATGAACTTCCTTTCCTCCACATCGACAAGGTTCGGATCAATCCCAGGAATGCGATCGCGAATCAAGCGCACGGTTGCGGCAACCCGTTCCGGTTCCCAGCCCAGGCAGGAACTACCGGATAACTCAAGGGATCGACCATGGGTTTGCATCAGGCCAAATTCACTGGTCGCCTGCCAGGTCAGGCGACACTCGATCTCCTTTTGCAGCTGAGGAGGTACTGTTGCCCCACCAGAATCCCGAAACTGTTGATAGGCTTCATACTGTTGTAAATCAGGCGGTAAAAGCGCTTCAAGCGCCTTGCCGGGGCCGGGGAATCCCGGTTTAACCTGTGACCAGTAATCAAGGAGAGACTGACCGACCTTATTGAGCGGAAGCCCATCGGTACCAGCATCCTCAATGACATGCTGTAGAGCGGTGCGAAAGGTGAAGTGATAGGTTCTCGCGGTAAAAAAGCCTGCCCGATGTGATGCGTCCTGCACACTATCAGTAAAAGCGAGCAACTTAGGATCGTTGTTCAGCACCGAGCCAAACATTTCATCAATGGCGACACTCGACAAGGTCGCAGCCTGGCTACCGATGAACATCACCCCTATCTTGGAACCACATCGAGGACACCCCTGGTCGCCAATGACCTCACCGCTCTCCAATACCCGGGAGTGGTCACTCACCCTGACCCGAAATCGCTGGTTGCTCCCGGTCATCGGACAGGGGCCATCGCCTTTGCGGAGTATCAAGCTTGCCGGACAGAAAAAATCCTGCGTTTCCACTGTGCTAAGCTGCTGTGGTTGCTGTTGTTCAAGAAGAGAGTCCTGCTCGGTCCATGGGCTGATCACCCGAATATACTGACTCTTTTTTCCTTTAAAACCAAACCAGGCACGATAGATATCTGCGGGGTTATCTCCCAGTTGAATCCCCATGACACCGGTGGTTCGAATATTGGTATCCTCAGCCGGCTTGTGCAGGCCAATCCAGCCGGATTCACCGCATTCGCTGCAATGAAAAGCAGGCAGGCTACGCACCGTTTCCACCTGTTCATCTAACCAGGCAAAAAGCGGCACTGGTGACACCACCCGCCCCAGACGGCGAAGTTCACGAACCCACAGTTGAACCTGTCCCGGAACCAAGGGAAACGATTTACCGCTACGGAGTTCCCGGGCATGGCCGATCAAAGCGATAAAGGACGCCAAAAGCTGATGTCGGTCATCGCCCTTTGGATAGGCCTGGAAGGCAAGCTCACGCGTGCACACCTGTTCGACCAGCGTGTTCCATGGGAGTGGATCCTGCCTGTTTTTCTCGGCTCGGTGAAAGGTTTCAAGCACTACCCCGAACAACTTCTTGCTCTTCAGCCAGTCTCCCAGTTCAAGCAACCACTCACCATCAAAGCGGTCCTGCTCTTCTGCATCCCTGCCGGTCCTCGCCGCTGGTCCCCCCCAGTGAACAGCCAACCGCCGGGCATAACCAATGGCGTCCTCACCGTCTATGGGGCTGCAGTCAGCAGGATCAGGGAGGTCTATCTCCTCCAATACCGAATGAAGAATTTCCTCAACCTCGAGTCGATCTTCTCCAATAACCGCCTCGGGCGTGATTTCCTCTTCAAACAGGGTACCGGCAAAACGTGCCAGGCGATCCGTTGCCGTTTCTCGCGCGTCGGCAGTGCCGTCATCGGTCTCACCGCCTTTGGAATCGGCCGCCTGGTCGTCTAAGGTAGCACTGGTACCAACAACGCAGAGTCTTCCTTTGGGAATCGACAACCGCTCTTTCAAGCGGCGAATAAGACAGGCTACATCAGCCCCTTGCGCACCGTCATAGGTGTGCAGTTCATCAAGGACCAGGTACTGCAACACATTGGGCTCATTTAATCGCCAAAGTGGTTGATCCTGTGGCCGCATCAACAGAAAATCGAGCATCTTATAGTTGGTGAGCAGAATATCCGGCGGGTTGTTCTGCTGCTCGGCATGATTAGTGATTCCATGCCAGGTGTCCCCAATTTTTCCCATCTCGGCAAAGCCTGAACTATGCGCGGCCCCGGGTTCGGCCGGATCGAAGCGGCCGGTGTAATTTCCGACGCGAATGCCTGCCGTTTTGAGGAGATCGTTGGTCAGCACTGTTTCGGCAAAGCGTTTTTCCTGATCCGAGGCCAGAGCATTCATCGGATAGAGCACGATTGCCTTGATACCCTGTTGCCCAGCCTTTCTGGCACGGAGACAATGGTCCAACAAAGGATAAAGAAAGCATTCGGTCTTACCCGAGCCGGTGCCAGTGGTAACGATGGTCGGCTGGGGTGCGGAGTCCTTACTTGAAAGACGTCGCCAGGCGAGATACTGATGCTGGAAAGGACGAAAGGGGATGGAAATATCAAAAGGAAGGATGCTTTTATCGGAAGCGGGGCGAAAGGGTCTGCGTAGCTGGATCCACGGTCCCTTGAACAGACCGCCCTCAGGATCTTCGATGAAGCGGGCAAAAGCCTTGTCGACCTGCTGGTCCCGGAAAGCAAAGGTCGATTGCAGGTAGAACAGCACCTGTTTTTGAATGTTATTGGCAATATGGGCGGGCAGCATCGTTTAGTTTCCAGTTTCGGGTTTCCAATTTCCAAAGGAGGTGGATGCCGGATCGCACTAGAAACTCGACAGACACCATTACCACTCCTGCAGCTGTTTTTTGCACTCCTTGAGCGGCAGCCGTTGATTGAATTCCATGAGGCGCAACAGCGCTTCTTTGGCCCTAGCAGGTGCAACCAGCCCAGAGGAAATCATTTCGTCAAGCACCCAAAGAATGCCGTGTACTGAAATCTCCCGCTCAGTGGCGATGCGCCGCAAAGCACCATCACCGGTGAGCAACGTGGCATCCAATTTTTCTGCAAGATAGATACAGGAGCAATCGGCTAGGGACAGGGCCGGAAAGGTTGCAAACAGCCCTCCAACCTCACCAAGTTCGGCTGGTGTAAATTGCTGCTTGGTCAACAGGCGTGTCTCCAGATAGCGGCTCAGTTCATCAATATTATCTTCCAGCACCTCACTGAGCACCAGGTCCGTCACCTGGAAGTCATACTCCAGTTGAAAAAGGACTCCAAAAGGCCCAGCTTGAGCAGATCAATGAGGATATTGGATCGTTGACCAGAAATATCATGAAACGATCAGGACCTCCCGCTCGAACGCACCCAGCGACACCCCCAGTAATTCTGCTCCCTTGCTGTAGCTGATCACCTGCTCGGCAGCCGCATGTAGGACCAGTTGTTTGAAACGATTGGCCTTCTCTTTGCCGGAATACTCCCCTGGTTCCTTTTGGCGCCAGCCGTTTTTGCTGACAAAAATATTGAAAGAGCGATAACTCGCATCGTCGATTATTCCCAGGATATGGGCACGGGCCATGATCGCCTGCATGGAGATACCACAGATCCCTTTGAGCTTCTTCAACTCCCACTGGGTGACCCGTTTGCGCACCCCTCCCCCGAACTCTTCCCGAATAATTTTTTCAGGGAGCAGCAAGGCGCCGGCAAAGGCGTGGCAGAGTTTTTCATGGTCGCTGTCACCACAGTCGGAAAAATCGAGCAGCAGATGGGCCAGTTCGTGGGCAATGGTGAAACGTTTGCGCACACAATCCCCATGCTTGCCAACGGCAATAACCGGAATATTCAACCCCGCCGCATAACCGGAAAGACCGGAAAAATTGTCATCACCATCGACCTCATATATTTTAAAGCCATGGTCTTCCAGCAATTCGGTGAGTTGGGTAATGGGTGCCTCGCCCAAATTCCATTGACGACGGATCTCCAGAGCAGCCTGTTCAATATCCTCATGGGTTCGGATGCTTTTGCGCTCGATAGGGATGTCCGCCTCATGACTAAGATTGAGTACCTTCTCAATCTCGAGATATTTTTGCAAAAAATCCAGAGTCTGATAGGTGATACGCTCCTTTTCCTTTACCCGGAGACTTGCCTTTTTGCGAAAGCTCAAGCCATCGATCACCACCTGGCTGGGACGAAAAAAATAATCGACACGCACGCCAAGCGCCTTGGCCATGGCAATCAACACCTCGCTGCCGGGCATGGCCTTTCCCTTTTCGTACTTACTAATTGCCTGCTTGCTGACCAGGGCGCCGGTGGCCTGACTCAGGGCTTCCAGACTCATCCCGGCCATCTTACGGGCAGAAAGCAATCGTTTGCTGAATTCCTGTTCCATATCACGCTCCTCCTGGTTGACATTTTGAATGTATTTTTAGAATTCGTCAACCAAAAGAACAGCTAAAAAACAGTTTCAGGTTGTCAGTTTCAAGTAAAACGGGCCACTCCTCTTCTTGAAACTAGCAACTGAAAACTTGAAACTGTTTATACGCCTGAGCATACTCCTCTTCCCGGTCCACGCCGGTAAAGGGCGGATAAAAGATTTTGCTCACAGTTCTTTGGCCATTATCAACCGGCCAGGTCACGGTGAGCGGCGAGCTGCCGTCCCAATTATCCAGAGCGGTACGGAATTCCTTGGCCCCTTGGTTTTTGCGTTTGGTGTTGGGGATGTGGCGCCCCCTGGCATCATACTCGTCTACCAATTCGTAGCTGCGCAGCACCGGAAATTGGACCCGATAGATGGTGATCAGTTCCTCCAGGGTCAGCCCTAGGGCCAGAGCGACCAGGACATCGATCTCCAGAAGCGCCTGCCGCCTGGCAAAATCCGAACGTAGCGGGGTTTTCCAGTCCCATTGATCCCGATTGAGTTGGTTCCAGGGATGTTCAACCTCGTGGCAGAGGCGAGGATCAGTAGAGGACCAGGAGTCGGCGTGCAAATCTGATGATGCCACATCACACCATAAGTCAGCATAGTCCTGGCTCAGGCAAACCAAACGCAGCGCCCTGGCAACCAAAGGAACCTGGTAGCTCGTTCCGCTAAAAAAAGGCAGGATATTGGTGGTCGCAACATTGACATGCCCTTTGCCAATCAGTTTCACCAAGGCATCCGTGGGCAAGGCAATGCTTGCGCTAAAATAGCTGATCAACTGGGCATTGGTGGTGAAACAAATCGCAAACACTGTGTTCACATGGGTTGCTCCCTGGGGAATAACCGTGCTCATCAATGTTCGCTCCATTGAAGTACTGGCCATTTCCCTATTTACATATCGGTAGCGGCCGGTAATGGGCATGGGTAAACGCAGCATCTCCTCCTCAGTGGGAATGCCTTGCTGGATCTCAACCTTCTCCACAATCTGCCGGTACTCGAATGTTGATTCCGCATTCGGGTCACGGGCAAGCAGGATGAGTGCCTTGGACACGGGGCCTTCCAGTTTGCTGAAAAAGGCAAAATTACGGCCGGTGCGACAACCCGGTTGGGATCTGTCCACCGCATAAATGCGAAGGGGTTCACCAAGCAGCCGTTCCCATTGCTCCCGATCGCCGGGATTGATGAGGGTAAAGGGACTGTCGACCACCTTGGGCCATTCGGCAATGGCCTCATAAAAAGCATTGCGGCTGCCCTGGGGATTGCCGGGCCGGTACACTGCTCGCGGCAGATAATTTTCCGGAATCTCTGTCAGGTCAATATCATCGTAGGCATTGTTGTGGGTGCAGGCCTCGCGGCAACTCTTGTTGAACGGAGTGGCGACAAAGAAATGAGGCCCCGAGAGGACCCATTCCTCGGCGTTCACAGGCTGGAATGACGGGTTATCCTGTCGAGTCGTAATGCCATCACGTTGGGCATGGACCTCATTAAAC
Coding sequences within it:
- a CDS encoding DEAD/DEAH box helicase — protein: MLPAHIANNIQKQVLFYLQSTFAFRDQQVDKAFARFIEDPEGGLFKGPWIQLRRPFRPASDKSILPFDISIPFRPFQHQYLAWRRLSSKDSAPQPTIVTTGTGSGKTECFLYPLLDHCLRARKAGQQGIKAIVLYPMNALASDQEKRFAETVLTNDLLKTAGIRVGNYTGRFDPAEPGAAHSSGFAEMGKIGDTWHGITNHAEQQNNPPDILLTNYKMLDFLLMRPQDQPLWRLNEPNVLQYLVLDELHTYDGAQGADVACLIRRLKERLSIPKGRLCVVGTSATLDDQAADSKGGETDDGTADARETATDRLARFAGTLFEEEITPEAVIGEDRLEVEEILHSVLEEIDLPDPADCSPIDGEDAIGYARRLAVHWGGPAARTGRDAEEQDRFDGEWLLELGDWLKSKKLFGVVLETFHRAEKNRQDPLPWNTLVEQVCTRELAFQAYPKGDDRHQLLASFIALIGHARELRSGKSFPLVPGQVQLWVRELRRLGRVVSPVPLFAWLDEQVETVRSLPAFHCSECGESGWIGLHKPAEDTNIRTTGVMGIQLGDNPADIYRAWFGFKGKKSQYIRVISPWTEQDSLLEQQQPQQLSTVETQDFFCPASLILRKGDGPCPMTGSNQRFRVRVSDHSRVLESGEVIGDQGCPRCGSKIGVMFIGSQAATLSSVAIDEMFGSVLNNDPKLLAFTDSVQDASHRAGFFTARTYHFTFRTALQHVIEDAGTDGLPLNKVGQSLLDYWSQVKPGFPGPGKALEALLPPDLQQYEAYQQFRDSGGATVPPQLQKEIECRLTWQATSEFGLMQTHGRSLELSGSSCLGWEPERVAATVRLIRDRIPGIDPNLVDVEERKFILWIYGLLHRYRERGAVDHAYLVSYARQGYWGKDPFGRAVEGRETYPPAGRYRPRLLVTQRQAGHEFILAPTSSSMPSWPVVWSYRALAEPVVPESSLLDLLHVFMHAGTEAGLLRKLHQDGAKEYYGISAAAARLYAKGVYLACDESTQKIFRPLHEAVLWQGSPSMDYFAAKGRYKEEPFTARQEYYQTRYRKGALRRVVAHEHTGLLATQERLDLERDFAEMKHADDPNILTCTSTLEMGIDIGDLSSTLLCSVPPNTASYLQRIGRAGRSTGTALIVSFVNQQPHDLFFYARPMEMLKGRVEPPGCWLDASAVLVRQYLGFCFDAATRDGILPLLPKTGKQLVDDMAAVDGVIPKMMRWVAVNEQELRSQFLHRFSPVVVQEDTRERFFQETVTELLLQRIHKAVNEFERMRRDLENAKTRLKNQLKELGEDEVEARKEIENELKLIGGRSSSLSRTGALEILTDHGLLPNYAFPERGVRFYGAIYNKHRKGKQTQQPIELTRPAGTALRELAPNNVFYTHSRQFTIQQIALGYAQQSIIESWGICGHCGHMRKLEELNTPGASPNCPQCGYGAEDNESQLDKGQQKQFLEFSQSQALSFMEHYESLSGDRNDERQRQHYRIITCFDHTTEAPVGAVGNDELPFGIEYRASMIRRDVNVGYWGNGGGVLFGVQDEAPDVGFLVCADCGVVVPPDTNPDDMVTSHRRSCPGRKRYEKDRQEGKARNRFKWESVYLYRQLRSEAIRLLLPLIDMEDINTLIACIYLGLRLKFEGNPAHLVIAPQVLPDPHTGLEKHYLILMDAVPGGTGYLKTLFQEKNTATGLEAEGIMKVLRLALNALETCQCRRLPLQHGVDDTDGCYRCLRSYHLQHKADQISRDRGITLLRLLIDAGERRIRQTSLDLIKPDALFGSVLEKKVVDSLQAFVNAEKGKWETTIIKGGKGFRFTLPGSDRIWELELQPTLGPAQGVSVCSQPDFLLSCDDDDVNPVALFADGFEFHCHPHNRLADDMRKRRSIVESGKYHVWGVTWEDLVSDQPGHGMVCHPQLADVLQQFASKAKGMVVPNAKLIVRNGMEQLKAFIRQPIASGWKVLTEFILAWPLGMLFSQRRVVYSELHPALETWRKGEGLVTLAHVEDGDFVYNDKVGLSKDVVAFMAVEDILIKRQGACVTLARIGDREEDVTGSDFQERWRRFLASINLFQFNRNFRFWAVSEVDAATAPEIPIAEAELPPEWQHVMDETTSMFRPYVTVLAAADIPLPEVEYFNEHIDDDAFAEFVWPQGQIPIAVLAGDQVDFAGKWQKLGWKVVTVDDLQVKGGNWLADLVRQGTQGE
- a CDS encoding helix-turn-helix domain-containing protein; translated protein: MEQEFSKRLLSARKMAGMSLEALSQATGALVSKQAISKYEKGKAMPGSEVLIAMAKALGVRVDYFFRPSQVVIDGLSFRKKASLRVKEKERITYQTLDFLQKYLEIEKVLNLSHEADIPIERKSIRTHEDIEQAALEIRRQWNLGEAPITQLTELLEDHGFKIYEVDGDDNFSGLSGYAAGLNIPVIAVGKHGDCVRKRFTIAHELAHLLLDFSDCGDSDHEKLCHAFAGALLLPEKIIREEFGGGVRKRVTQWELKKLKGICGISMQAIMARAHILGIIDDASYRSFNIFVSKNGWRQKEPGEYSGKEKANRFKQLVLHAAAEQVISYSKGAELLGVSLGAFEREVLIVS